The Acidimicrobiales bacterium genome segment CACGTCGGCCGGCAGCACCCGGTCGTGCCAGTCGTCGCCCTGCTCCTCGAACAGCTCCCAGCACGGCATGGAGACGACGCGGACGGCGATCCCGTCCTCCCGCAGCAGCCGGGCGGCGCCGAGGCACACCGACACCTCGCTGCCCGTGCCGATCAGCACGAGGTCGGGCTCGCCGCCCGACGGGTCGTCCTCCAGCACGTAGGCGCCCCGCAGCACGCCCTCGTTGCCGGCCGTGCCCGGCAGCACGGGCACGTTCTGGCGGGTGAGGACGAGCGCGGTCGGCCCGTCCCGGTCGACGGCGACCCGCAGGGCCTGCGCGCACTCGTTGGCGTCGGCCGGGCGCATCACCCGGATGCCGGGCATGGCCCGGAGGGAGGCGAGCTGCTCGACGGGCTGGTGGGTGGGGCCGTCCTCGCCGAGGCCGACCGAGTCGTGGGTCCACACGTGGATGACGTGCGCGCCGGCCAGCGCGCCGAGGCGGACGGCGCCCCTGGCGTAGTCGCTGAAGTTGAAGAACGTGCCCCCGGCCGGCAGGACGCCGCCGTGGTAGGCCATGCCGTTCATCACTCCGGCCATGCCGTGCTCGCGCACGCCGAAGTACAGCTGGCGGCCGGCGGGGTGCTCGGCGCTCTGCTGCTCCTGGTCGTCGAGCTTGGTGCCGGTGTTGCCGGTGAGGTCGGCGCCGCCGGCGACCAGGCCGGGCACCACGTCGAGCACGGCCGAGAAGCACGCCTGGATCGACTTGCGGGTGGCGAGCGACTCGCCCGCCTCCCAGGTCGGCAGCTTGGCCTCCCAGCCGTCGAGGCCGCGGCCGACCAGGCAGGCGTCGAGCTCGGCCCGGTCGCCGGCGAAGCCGTCCATCCGCCGCTCCCACGCCTCCCGCTCGGCCCGGCCCCGGCGCCCCAGCTCGAGCCAGTGCTCGCGGACGTCGTCGGGCACCCAGAACGTCTCGTCCGGCGGCAGGCCGAGGACCTCCTTGGTCCTGCGCACCTCGTCCTCGCCGAGCGGGTTGCCGTGGGCGTGCTCGGTGTCGGTGTAGGTCGGGGAGGGCCAGCCGATGTGGCTGCGCAGGATCAGCAGCGACGGCCGGTCCTCCACGGCCATGGCCGCCCGCAGGCCCTGCTCGAGGGCGTCGACGTCGTTGGCCACCTCGCCGAGGTGCTCGACGTGCCAGCCGTAGGCCTCGAACCGGCGCCCGGCGTCGTCGGACAGCGACAGCTCGGTCGGCCCGTCGATCGAGATGTGGTTGTCGTCGTAGACGTAGACGAGGCGGCCGAGGCCGAGGTGGCCGGCGAGCGACGCCGCCTCGTGGCTGATCCCCTCCATGAGGTCGCCGTCGGAGCAGATCACGAACGTATGGTGGTCGCACACGTCGGGGCCGAACCGGGCCCGCAGCCAGCGCTCCGCGATCCCCATGCCGACCCCGTTGGCGAAGCCCTGGCCGAGCGGCCCGGTCGTGACCTCGACCCCCGGGGTGTGGTGGACCTCGGGGTGCCCCGGCGTCCTGCTCTCCCACTGCCGGAAGGCCCTCAGGTCGTCGAGGGAGAGGTCGTAGCCGGTCAGGTGGAGCATCGAGTAGAGCAGGATCGAGGCGTGGCCGGCCGAGAGGACGAAGCGGTCGCGGTCGGGCCACTCGGGCGCCTCGGGGTCGTAGCGCATGACCCGGCCCCAGAGCACGTAGGCGAGGGGGGCGAGGGCCATGGCCGTCCCCGGGTGCCCGGAGTTGGCCTTCTGGGGGGCGTCCATGGCGAGGCCCCTGATGACGTCGATGGCCCGCTGCTGCACGCCGGGGTCGGTCATGGCGCCTCCTCGGTGGGCTCGGTGGGCTCGGTGGGCCGGGTGGGCCCGGCCGGGTCGGAGAACAGGGCGACCGAGGCCGTGTAGCCGTGGACGAAGTTGCGGCCCCCGACGGGGCCGAGCTCGCCGGCGCAGAACATCCCGGCCGACGCGCCGGCCGTGGTCACGTGGCGGGCGACGAGGCCGGCGTCGTGGTCGGGCACGCCGAACAGCCCCATGCCCCGCCCGTTGCAGGTGAACACGAGCGCGGCGTCGGCCGAGCGCCCGGCCAGCAGGGCCCGCAGGTCCTCGTCGGCGGCGCCCGCATCCCGCACCTGGAACTGGACCGTCGAGCCGACCTCGACCTGGTCGCCGACGGCGATGGCGCCGGCCTCGCGGTCGGCGCCGAGCACGGCCCTGATCAGGAAGTCGCCCCGCTCGAAGTCCGTCCGGCGCTCGTCGATGACCCGGCCGACGTGGATGCCGCCGGCGGCGAGCGGGCGCTCGTCGGCGGGCAGGGCGGCGACGGCCTCCCGCAGCCGGTCGAGCGCGGGGCGGCCGCCCAGCTCGTAGACGACGTTGCGCTCGGCCCTCGTCACCGTGAGGGGCTGGCCGATGGGCCGGCACCCCTGGGAGACGACCGCGGCGACCGGCACCGATCGGTCGAGCAGGGCGCCGACGGCGCCGTCGGTGAAAACCCGGTCGTCGAGGACGAGGCGGTTCCCGCCCGGGCCCCGCGCCGCCGACGCCAGCCCACCGACGACGGTCAGGCCGGGGGCCAGCTCGGTCAGCCGGTCGAGCAGGCGGTCGGCCGGGAACGAGTACGGGTCGGGGACGAGGAGCAGGGTGGCGGCCCGGCCGGCCTCCTCGGGCATGCCGACGACGGCCGGGCCCCGGTCGGTGTCGACGGTGGCGAGGCGCACGGGCACGGGCCGGGACGGCAGGCGCGCCGCCCACAGGCTCACGCCGGGGTGCTGCTCGACCTCGCGGCTGCCGCCGAGCACCGACACGGCCGTCGCCCCGAGCAGCACGCCGGGCCGGAGGGCGGTGCGGACCACGCCGGCGATGTCCTCGATGGCGCCGCCGTGGGCCTCGGTGACGAACAGGACGGCGAGGTCGGGCTCCTCGCCGATGGCCTCGAGCACCGTGCCGACCACCTCGCCGACGGCGTGGGCCCCGGACGGGTGCTCGGAGAGCGCGGCGGCGAAGGGCACGTCAGGCGGCCGGGGGCAGGAGGGTGAAGGGCACGACGGTGGCGGGGCCGAGGTCGATGCGGCAGTGGGCCTCGACGGTGCCGTAGTCCTGGAAGTCGAGCTCGGCGCGCACGAGGCGGTAGTTGAACTTGCCCGGCTCGACGACGAGGGGCTGGACGTTGCGGGCGACCTGCTCGCCGTCGCGGCGGTAGACGACCTCGAGCGCGGCGTCCGGCCGGTCGGCCGGCGGGCAGTGCACGACCACGACGAGGTGGGGGGCGACGGTGACGGGGGCCGGGCCGGGCGCCGCCATCGAGAAGTGCACGCCGCCGAGGTCGATGCGGGTCGACGGCCCCGCGACCTGGCGGAGGTCGATCGTCTCGACGAACAGCGCGGCGACGATGTGCACGCCCGGCACCGTACCCCGGCCCGGGGGCGCCCCTACTGGGCGTCGGTCGGGCGGTCCGCGCCGCCCTCGGCGGGGACCTCGGGGTCGCCCTCGGACGGCTCGCGGCCCGGCTCGTCCTCGGTCGGGCCCGGCTGCTGGGTGGTGCCCTGGTCGCTCATGGGCGGCGGGGTACCCGGCCGCCGGGCGCGGGAAC includes the following:
- the tkt gene encoding transketolase, yielding MTDPGVQQRAIDVIRGLAMDAPQKANSGHPGTAMALAPLAYVLWGRVMRYDPEAPEWPDRDRFVLSAGHASILLYSMLHLTGYDLSLDDLRAFRQWESRTPGHPEVHHTPGVEVTTGPLGQGFANGVGMGIAERWLRARFGPDVCDHHTFVICSDGDLMEGISHEAASLAGHLGLGRLVYVYDDNHISIDGPTELSLSDDAGRRFEAYGWHVEHLGEVANDVDALEQGLRAAMAVEDRPSLLILRSHIGWPSPTYTDTEHAHGNPLGEDEVRRTKEVLGLPPDETFWVPDDVREHWLELGRRGRAEREAWERRMDGFAGDRAELDACLVGRGLDGWEAKLPTWEAGESLATRKSIQACFSAVLDVVPGLVAGGADLTGNTGTKLDDQEQQSAEHPAGRQLYFGVREHGMAGVMNGMAYHGGVLPAGGTFFNFSDYARGAVRLGALAGAHVIHVWTHDSVGLGEDGPTHQPVEQLASLRAMPGIRVMRPADANECAQALRVAVDRDGPTALVLTRQNVPVLPGTAGNEGVLRGAYVLEDDPSGGEPDLVLIGTGSEVSVCLGAARLLREDGIAVRVVSMPCWELFEEQGDDWHDRVLPADVPTLAVEAAATFGWDRWADDCVGIDRFGASAPGKVVLERLGFTAEHVADRARTLLEDLED
- a CDS encoding FIST N-terminal domain-containing protein; translated protein: MPFAAALSEHPSGAHAVGEVVGTVLEAIGEEPDLAVLFVTEAHGGAIEDIAGVVRTALRPGVLLGATAVSVLGGSREVEQHPGVSLWAARLPSRPVPVRLATVDTDRGPAVVGMPEEAGRAATLLLVPDPYSFPADRLLDRLTELAPGLTVVGGLASAARGPGGNRLVLDDRVFTDGAVGALLDRSVPVAAVVSQGCRPIGQPLTVTRAERNVVYELGGRPALDRLREAVAALPADERPLAAGGIHVGRVIDERRTDFERGDFLIRAVLGADREAGAIAVGDQVEVGSTVQFQVRDAGAADEDLRALLAGRSADAALVFTCNGRGMGLFGVPDHDAGLVARHVTTAGASAGMFCAGELGPVGGRNFVHGYTASVALFSDPAGPTRPTEPTEPTEEAP